From the Magnetococcales bacterium genome, one window contains:
- a CDS encoding B12-binding domain-containing radical SAM protein, with protein sequence MVTLINPPGIKSLSSIQMQTPNLPVGLAYIAGILRENNVPCTVIDAVGLALDSISPYPDRSDFLIQGLTEEEIVRRIPIATDIVGFGCMFSTLWPVTRRLVARVRRAFPHALLVLGGEHGTAVPEHSLTHSALDVVVLGEGERTFLALLRARRLGTPFHDTKGIAFKEGDRIVYTGLSERLIEIDAIPWPDWESFPVEAYIGKSQSSGMNLGRFMPILATRGCPYRCTFCSSPTMWTTRYLTRDPVRVVDEMVHYQKRYGAANFDFQDLTAIVKRSWVIAFCQEIIRRRLEITWQLPIGTRSEIFDAEVVELIYRSGCRSLSFAPESGAEEIRRSVGKKLDLDRFLKAVDIVVARGIALSCFIVIGFPNDNKETLRASLRLIRKLAIMGVHDVAVTKFVPYPGSALFLELQQSGVLKLDDEFFVSPMDFYTKKGASFCREVPQRDLYAWMIWMFLNFYIISFTRRPWRVISILWEAVTTGRERARFAKWFVDMFLRRRGWRRQLRKAS encoded by the coding sequence ATGGTGACTCTGATCAATCCACCCGGAATCAAATCCCTTTCCAGTATTCAAATGCAGACCCCAAATCTCCCCGTGGGGCTGGCCTATATTGCCGGAATTCTCAGGGAGAACAATGTTCCTTGCACGGTCATCGATGCGGTGGGGCTGGCGCTGGACAGCATCTCTCCATATCCGGATCGCAGCGATTTTCTTATCCAGGGATTGACCGAGGAGGAGATTGTCCGGCGGATCCCTATCGCGACGGACATTGTCGGTTTTGGATGCATGTTCAGTACCTTATGGCCTGTCACACGCAGGCTTGTCGCCCGTGTCAGGCGGGCGTTTCCCCATGCCCTTCTGGTGTTGGGTGGAGAGCACGGCACCGCAGTGCCGGAGCACTCTCTGACGCACTCCGCGCTGGATGTCGTCGTTCTCGGCGAAGGCGAAAGAACGTTTCTGGCGTTGCTCAGGGCGCGTCGTCTGGGAACTCCCTTTCACGATACCAAGGGTATTGCCTTCAAAGAGGGTGACCGGATCGTGTACACCGGTTTGTCTGAACGTCTGATCGAAATCGATGCCATCCCCTGGCCGGATTGGGAGTCCTTCCCGGTTGAGGCGTATATCGGGAAGAGTCAAAGCAGCGGCATGAACCTGGGGCGATTCATGCCGATCTTGGCCACCAGAGGTTGTCCTTATCGCTGTACATTCTGTTCCAGTCCAACCATGTGGACCACGCGCTACCTCACCCGGGATCCCGTGCGGGTCGTGGACGAAATGGTTCATTACCAGAAAAGATATGGCGCGGCCAATTTTGACTTCCAGGATTTGACAGCGATCGTCAAGCGTAGCTGGGTGATTGCCTTCTGCCAGGAGATCATCCGTCGCAGACTTGAGATCACCTGGCAGCTTCCCATAGGCACACGCTCCGAGATCTTTGATGCGGAGGTCGTTGAGCTGATCTACCGCTCCGGGTGCCGATCCCTGAGTTTTGCACCGGAGAGCGGGGCGGAAGAGATTCGGCGATCTGTTGGCAAAAAGCTTGATCTGGATCGATTTCTCAAGGCGGTCGACATTGTCGTGGCGCGGGGAATCGCCTTGTCCTGCTTTATTGTCATCGGGTTTCCCAACGACAACAAGGAAACCCTGCGGGCCTCCCTGCGTCTGATACGCAAGCTTGCCATCATGGGGGTCCACGACGTTGCCGTTACCAAATTCGTTCCCTACCCCGGTTCGGCATTGTTTCTTGAACTCCAGCAATCAGGCGTTCTCAAACTTGACGACGAATTTTTTGTATCCCCCATGGATTTTTATACCAAAAAGGGGGCATCCTTCTGTCGGGAAGTCCCGCAAAGAGATTTGTATGCATGGATGATTTGGATGTTCCTTAATTTCTACATCATCTCCTTCACACGCCGTCCATGGCGGGTCATATCCATTTTGTGGGAGGCGGTCACCACTGGCCGGGAAAGAGCCCGTTTTGCCAAATGGTTTGTCGACATGTTTTTGCGCAGGCGCGGATGGCGGCGGCAATTGCGCAAGGCTTCCTGA